One genomic window of Dama dama isolate Ldn47 chromosome 7, ASM3311817v1, whole genome shotgun sequence includes the following:
- the UNC5CL gene encoding UNC5C-like protein isoform X1 has translation MCCSESSFQPAQFLLLVGVPVVSAVLLVQCLRWRCPRRLLGACWKLENQEEPESHPTPPPEDESSRAGPPATLQEVATFYQELHTPTQGQTVIRQLMHKLLVFSAREVDHRGGCLMLQDTGISLLIPPGAVSVGRQERVSLTLVWDLTDAPSLSRAQGLVSPVVACGPHGASFLKPCTLTFKHCAQQPSQARTYSSNTALLDAKAWKPLGRPGDHTSRDECRIHLSHFSLYTCVLEAPAGREARKWLQLAVFCSPLAPGQSHLQLRVYFLNNTPCALQWAVTNEQPHGGRLRGPCQLFDFTGARGDQYLKLKYISEGWENVDDSSCQLVPHLHIWHGKCPFRSFCFRRKGANENEDCSALTNEIIVTMHTFQDGLETKYMEILRFQASEEESWAAPPPVTQPPPCNRLPPELFEQLQMLLEPNSITGNDWRRLASHLGLCGMKIRFMSCQRSPAAAILELFEEQNGSLQELHYLMTVMERLDCASVIQNYLNGTQSGSPPRLRAGAQENQGLELDEKL, from the exons ATGTGCTGCTCTGAGAGTTCCTTTCAGCCCGCCCAGTTCCTACTGCTGGTGGGAGTTCCGGTCGTGAGCGCCGTGCTCCTGGTGCAGTGCCTTCGATGGCGCTGTCCTCGCCGGCTGCTGGGGGCCTGCTGGAAGCTGGAAAACCAAGAGGAGCCAGAGTCCCATCCCACTCCCCCACCAGAAGATGAGTCCTCCAGGGCAGGCCCGCCAGCCACGCTGCAGGAGGTGGCTACCTTCTATCAGGAACTGCACACGCCCACCCAGGGCCAGACCGTCATCCGGCAGCTGATGCACAAACTGTTGGTGTTTTCCGCTCGAGAGGTGGACCACCGCGGCGGCTGCCTGATGCTCCAGGATACGGGCATTTCCCTGCTCATTCCGCCAG GTGCTGTGTCTGTGGGCCGCCAGGAGCGGGTGTCGCTGACCCTGGTGTGGGACCTGACGGATGCCCCCTCGCTGTCCCGGGCTCAGGGGCTGGTGAGCCCCGTGGTGGCATGCGGCCCCCACGGGGCCTCCTTCCTGAAGCCCTGCACCCTCACCTTCAAGCACTGTGCCCAGCAGCCCAGCCAGGCCCGTACCTACAGCAGCAACACCGCCCTGCTGGACGCCAAGGCCTGGAAGCCGCTGGGGCGGCCGGGAGACCACACCTCCCGGGATGAATGTCGCATCCACCTCTCCCACTTCAG CCTCTACACCTGTGTGCTGGAGGCGCCGGCGGGCCGGGAAGCCCGAAAGTGGCTGCAGCTGGCCGTGTTCTGTTCGCCGCTGGCCCCGGGGCAGTCCCACCTGCAGCTGCGTGTCTACTTCCTCAACAACACGCCCTGCGCCCTGCAGTGGGCCGTGACCAACGAGCAGCCGCACGGTGGGCGCCTGCGCGGGCCCTGCCAGCTCTTCGACTTCACCGGGGCCCGAGGGGACCAATACCTGAAACTCAAATACATCTCGGAGG gTTGGGAGAACGTGGACGACAGCAGTTGTCAGCTGGTGCCGCACCTGCACATCTGGCACGGGAAGTGCCCCTTCCGCTCCTTCTGCTTCCGGAGAAAAGGAG CCAATGAGAACGAGGACTGCTCGGCACTGACCAATGAGATCATCGTCACCATGCACACCTTCCAGGAT GGCTTAGAGACCAAGTACATGGAAATCCTCAGGTTCCAGGCATCGGAGGAGGAATCCTGGGCAGCTCCACCCCCAGTCACCCAGCCACCGCCCTGCAATAG GCTGCCCCCAGAGCTCTTTGAGCAGCTGCAGATGTTGTTGGAGCCAAACAGCATCACTGGCAATGACTGGCGGCGACTGGCCTCCCACCTGGGGCTCTGCGGTATGAAAATCCG GTTCATGTCCTGTCAGCGCAGCCCCGCGGCAGCCATCCTGGAGCTATTTGAGGAGCAGAATGGCAGCCTCCAGGAGCTGCACTACCTCATGACCGTCATGGAGCGGCTGGACTGCGCCTCCGTCATCCAGAACTACCTGAACGGGACGCAAAGTGGCAGCCCACCCCGGCTGCGCGCCGGCGCCCAGGAGAACCAGGGCCTGGAGCTGGACGAGAAGCTCTGA
- the UNC5CL gene encoding UNC5C-like protein isoform X2: MCCSESSFQPAQFLLLVGVPVVSAVLLVQCLRWRCPRRLLGACWKLENQEEPESHPTPPPEDESSRAGPPATLQEVATFYQELHTPTQGQTVIRQLMHKLLVFSAREVDHRGGCLMLQDTGISLLIPPGAVSVGRQERVSLTLVWDLTDAPSLSRAQGLVSPVVACGPHGASFLKPCTLTFKHCAQQPSQARTYSSNTALLDAKAWKPLGRPGDHTSRDECRIHLSHFSLYTCVLEAPAGREARKWLQLAVFCSPLAPGQSHLQLRVYFLNNTPCALQWAVTNEQPHGWENVDDSSCQLVPHLHIWHGKCPFRSFCFRRKGANENEDCSALTNEIIVTMHTFQDGLETKYMEILRFQASEEESWAAPPPVTQPPPCNRLPPELFEQLQMLLEPNSITGNDWRRLASHLGLCGMKIRFMSCQRSPAAAILELFEEQNGSLQELHYLMTVMERLDCASVIQNYLNGTQSGSPPRLRAGAQENQGLELDEKL; the protein is encoded by the exons ATGTGCTGCTCTGAGAGTTCCTTTCAGCCCGCCCAGTTCCTACTGCTGGTGGGAGTTCCGGTCGTGAGCGCCGTGCTCCTGGTGCAGTGCCTTCGATGGCGCTGTCCTCGCCGGCTGCTGGGGGCCTGCTGGAAGCTGGAAAACCAAGAGGAGCCAGAGTCCCATCCCACTCCCCCACCAGAAGATGAGTCCTCCAGGGCAGGCCCGCCAGCCACGCTGCAGGAGGTGGCTACCTTCTATCAGGAACTGCACACGCCCACCCAGGGCCAGACCGTCATCCGGCAGCTGATGCACAAACTGTTGGTGTTTTCCGCTCGAGAGGTGGACCACCGCGGCGGCTGCCTGATGCTCCAGGATACGGGCATTTCCCTGCTCATTCCGCCAG GTGCTGTGTCTGTGGGCCGCCAGGAGCGGGTGTCGCTGACCCTGGTGTGGGACCTGACGGATGCCCCCTCGCTGTCCCGGGCTCAGGGGCTGGTGAGCCCCGTGGTGGCATGCGGCCCCCACGGGGCCTCCTTCCTGAAGCCCTGCACCCTCACCTTCAAGCACTGTGCCCAGCAGCCCAGCCAGGCCCGTACCTACAGCAGCAACACCGCCCTGCTGGACGCCAAGGCCTGGAAGCCGCTGGGGCGGCCGGGAGACCACACCTCCCGGGATGAATGTCGCATCCACCTCTCCCACTTCAG CCTCTACACCTGTGTGCTGGAGGCGCCGGCGGGCCGGGAAGCCCGAAAGTGGCTGCAGCTGGCCGTGTTCTGTTCGCCGCTGGCCCCGGGGCAGTCCCACCTGCAGCTGCGTGTCTACTTCCTCAACAACACGCCCTGCGCCCTGCAGTGGGCCGTGACCAACGAGCAGCCGCACG gTTGGGAGAACGTGGACGACAGCAGTTGTCAGCTGGTGCCGCACCTGCACATCTGGCACGGGAAGTGCCCCTTCCGCTCCTTCTGCTTCCGGAGAAAAGGAG CCAATGAGAACGAGGACTGCTCGGCACTGACCAATGAGATCATCGTCACCATGCACACCTTCCAGGAT GGCTTAGAGACCAAGTACATGGAAATCCTCAGGTTCCAGGCATCGGAGGAGGAATCCTGGGCAGCTCCACCCCCAGTCACCCAGCCACCGCCCTGCAATAG GCTGCCCCCAGAGCTCTTTGAGCAGCTGCAGATGTTGTTGGAGCCAAACAGCATCACTGGCAATGACTGGCGGCGACTGGCCTCCCACCTGGGGCTCTGCGGTATGAAAATCCG GTTCATGTCCTGTCAGCGCAGCCCCGCGGCAGCCATCCTGGAGCTATTTGAGGAGCAGAATGGCAGCCTCCAGGAGCTGCACTACCTCATGACCGTCATGGAGCGGCTGGACTGCGCCTCCGTCATCCAGAACTACCTGAACGGGACGCAAAGTGGCAGCCCACCCCGGCTGCGCGCCGGCGCCCAGGAGAACCAGGGCCTGGAGCTGGACGAGAAGCTCTGA